The following coding sequences are from one Daphnia pulex isolate KAP4 chromosome 11, ASM2113471v1 window:
- the LOC124207755 gene encoding MAGUK p55 subfamily member 7-like isoform X3, with amino-acid sequence MTSLPSEDLSRLLATLHQTRGGDDFQDINFLSQVLTSKGMTNLLRVHKKISAIVGKPNSASDTNGGLEYEPEMIVPIVSNVFNISCEVIEILQSFVQRSGSRDSRELILLLQRPAFQSLLLVHDTISQKDYVPKLPEPPFDTVDEDEETIKIVQLVKSNEPLAQTAEPIVGATIKTDERTGKIVIARVMHGGAADRSGLIHPGDEVVEVNGIDVLGKTPNDVLEILQNAEGTITFKLIPSESQRPSRENRVRVRALFDFTAALDRYIPCKEAGLDFRRGDIIHIVSQDDPYWWQARHEGDKQMRAGLIPSRMLQEKRIAYERAHSANNNADQQENEDFDRQEIVTYEEVARLMPYPAVPRPIVLIGPPGVGRNELKRRLIALDPDKFRTTIPYTSRLPKPGEADGVDYHFLDRQQMERDIDDGLFVEFGEYKGNLYGTANRSIKEIIELGYTCILNPHHQALKTLRTGEFKPHVVYIKPPGFAVLRETRSAAYARSTFDENSSRGFTDDELAEMIRSGQRIELHYGHLFDDVIVNGDLSTAFEQLLVVARKLDTQSQWVPVSWVV; translated from the exons ATGACGTCCCTCCCTAGTGAAG ATTTGTCGAGACTGCTGGCTACACTGCACCAGACTCGAGGCGGCGATGATTTCCAAGACATAAACTTCCTCAGCCAGGTTTTGACTTCCAAAGGAATGACAAACTTGCTTCGGGTGCACAAGAAAATCAGTGCTATAGTGGGCAAGCCCAACTCTGCCTCAGACACCAATGGTGGTCTGGAATACGAGCCAGAGATGATTGTTCCCATCGTCTCAAATGTGTTCAACATCTCTTGTGAAGTGATTGAAATCCTTCAGAGCTTTGTGCAGCGCAGTGGAAGCAGGGATTCCCGGGAGCTCATCTTGCTGCTCCAACGCCCAGCTTTCCAA agTCTCCTGTTGGTCCATGATACCATATCTCAGAAAGATTATGTTCCCAAATTACCTGAACCTCCATTTGACACTGTTGATGAAGACGAAGAGACTATCAAGATTGTTCAGCTGGTCAAAAGCAATGAACCATTG GCTCAAACTGCTGAGCCTATAGTG GGAGCGACGATCAAGACGGACGAGCGGACGGGGAAGATTGTCATCGCTCGTGTGATGCATGGCGGTGCTGCCGATCGGTCGGGATTAATCCATCCCGGTGACGAGGTCGTCGAGGTCAACGGCATCGATGTATTGGGCAAAACGCCCAACGATGTCCTCGAGATTCTC CAAAACGCCGAAGGAACCATCACATTCAAATTAATCCCGAGCGAAAGTCAAAGGCCGTCGAGGGAGAACCGCGTACGAGTTCGAGCGCTTTTTGATTTCACGGCTGCCCTCGATCGATACATT CCGTGCAAGGAAGCCGGACTGGATTTCCGAAGAGGAGATATTATTCATATCGTTAGTCAGGACGATCCTTACTG GTGGCAGGCGAGACATGAAGGCGATAAACAGATGCGTGCGGGATTAATTCCCAGCCGAATGTTGCAAGAGAAACGCATCGCTTACGAACGGGCCCACTCGGCTAATAATAACGCCGATCAGCAAG AGAACGAAGATTTCGACCGGCAAGAGATTGTCACTTACGAGGAAGTGGCCCGTCTGATGCCGTACCCGGCCGTTCCCCGGCCCATCGTTCTCATCGGTCCCCCAGGTGTTGGCCGCAACGAACTGAAACGGCGTCTCATCGCCCTCGACCCCGACAAATTCCGCACAACAATTCCAT ATACTTCGCGGTTGCCGAAACCGGGCGAAGCCGACGGAGTCGATTATCATTTCCTCGACCGACAGCAGATGGAGCGCGACATCGACGACGGACTCTTTGTCGAATTCGGCGAGTACAAGGGCAATTTGTACGGGACGGCCAATCGGAGTATCAAGGAAATTATCGAACTGGGCTACACTTGCATCCTCAATCCTCACCATCAG GCGCTGAAAACGTTGAGGACGGGCGAGTTTAAGCCGCACGTCGTCTACATCAAACCGCCGGGCTTTGCCGTTTTGCGTGAAACGCGTTCGGCCGCCTACGCCCGTTCGACGTTCGACGAGAATTCGTCGCGCGGATTCACCGACGACGAGCTGGCCGAAATGATCCGCAGCGGCCAGCGGATCGAACTCCATTACGGCCACCTTTTCGACGACGTCATCGTCAACGGCGACCTGTCGACGGCCTTTGAGCAGCTGCTGGTCGTCGCCCGCAAACTCGACACCCAATCCCAGTGGGTCCCCGTGTCCTGGGTCGTCTGA
- the LOC124207755 gene encoding MAGUK p55 subfamily member 7-like isoform X2 codes for MTSLPSEDLSRLLATLHQTRGGDDFQDINFLSQVLTSKGMTNLLRVHKKISAIVGKPNSASDTNGGLEYEPEMIVPIVSNVFNISCEVIEILQSFVQRSGSRDSRELILLLQRPAFQSLLLVHDTISQKDYVPKLPEPPFDTVDEDEETIKIVQLVKSNEPLGATIKTDERTGKIVIARVMHGGAADRSGLIHPGDEVVEVNGIDVLGKTPNDVLEILQNAEGTITFKLIPSESQRPSRENRVRVRALFDFTAALDRYIPCKEAGLDFRRGDIIHIVSQDDPYWWQARHEGDKQMRAGLIPSRMLQEKRIAYERAHSANNNADQQEKGCSPARSMGSLKSERSSPTQKVMYALAENEDFDRQEIVTYEEVARLMPYPAVPRPIVLIGPPGVGRNELKRRLIALDPDKFRTTIPYTSRLPKPGEADGVDYHFLDRQQMERDIDDGLFVEFGEYKGNLYGTANRSIKEIIELGYTCILNPHHQALKTLRTGEFKPHVVYIKPPGFAVLRETRSAAYARSTFDENSSRGFTDDELAEMIRSGQRIELHYGHLFDDVIVNGDLSTAFEQLLVVARKLDTQSQWVPVSWVV; via the exons ATGACGTCCCTCCCTAGTGAAG ATTTGTCGAGACTGCTGGCTACACTGCACCAGACTCGAGGCGGCGATGATTTCCAAGACATAAACTTCCTCAGCCAGGTTTTGACTTCCAAAGGAATGACAAACTTGCTTCGGGTGCACAAGAAAATCAGTGCTATAGTGGGCAAGCCCAACTCTGCCTCAGACACCAATGGTGGTCTGGAATACGAGCCAGAGATGATTGTTCCCATCGTCTCAAATGTGTTCAACATCTCTTGTGAAGTGATTGAAATCCTTCAGAGCTTTGTGCAGCGCAGTGGAAGCAGGGATTCCCGGGAGCTCATCTTGCTGCTCCAACGCCCAGCTTTCCAA agTCTCCTGTTGGTCCATGATACCATATCTCAGAAAGATTATGTTCCCAAATTACCTGAACCTCCATTTGACACTGTTGATGAAGACGAAGAGACTATCAAGATTGTTCAGCTGGTCAAAAGCAATGAACCATTG GGAGCGACGATCAAGACGGACGAGCGGACGGGGAAGATTGTCATCGCTCGTGTGATGCATGGCGGTGCTGCCGATCGGTCGGGATTAATCCATCCCGGTGACGAGGTCGTCGAGGTCAACGGCATCGATGTATTGGGCAAAACGCCCAACGATGTCCTCGAGATTCTC CAAAACGCCGAAGGAACCATCACATTCAAATTAATCCCGAGCGAAAGTCAAAGGCCGTCGAGGGAGAACCGCGTACGAGTTCGAGCGCTTTTTGATTTCACGGCTGCCCTCGATCGATACATT CCGTGCAAGGAAGCCGGACTGGATTTCCGAAGAGGAGATATTATTCATATCGTTAGTCAGGACGATCCTTACTG GTGGCAGGCGAGACATGAAGGCGATAAACAGATGCGTGCGGGATTAATTCCCAGCCGAATGTTGCAAGAGAAACGCATCGCTTACGAACGGGCCCACTCGGCTAATAATAACGCCGATCAGCAAG aaaagggttGCAGTCCGGCCCGCTCGATGGGCTCCTTGAAAAGTGAAAGGAGCAGTCCCACTCAAAAAGTCATGTACGCTCTGGCAGAGAACGAAGATTTCGACCGGCAAGAGATTGTCACTTACGAGGAAGTGGCCCGTCTGATGCCGTACCCGGCCGTTCCCCGGCCCATCGTTCTCATCGGTCCCCCAGGTGTTGGCCGCAACGAACTGAAACGGCGTCTCATCGCCCTCGACCCCGACAAATTCCGCACAACAATTCCAT ATACTTCGCGGTTGCCGAAACCGGGCGAAGCCGACGGAGTCGATTATCATTTCCTCGACCGACAGCAGATGGAGCGCGACATCGACGACGGACTCTTTGTCGAATTCGGCGAGTACAAGGGCAATTTGTACGGGACGGCCAATCGGAGTATCAAGGAAATTATCGAACTGGGCTACACTTGCATCCTCAATCCTCACCATCAG GCGCTGAAAACGTTGAGGACGGGCGAGTTTAAGCCGCACGTCGTCTACATCAAACCGCCGGGCTTTGCCGTTTTGCGTGAAACGCGTTCGGCCGCCTACGCCCGTTCGACGTTCGACGAGAATTCGTCGCGCGGATTCACCGACGACGAGCTGGCCGAAATGATCCGCAGCGGCCAGCGGATCGAACTCCATTACGGCCACCTTTTCGACGACGTCATCGTCAACGGCGACCTGTCGACGGCCTTTGAGCAGCTGCTGGTCGTCGCCCGCAAACTCGACACCCAATCCCAGTGGGTCCCCGTGTCCTGGGTCGTCTGA
- the LOC124207755 gene encoding MAGUK p55 subfamily member 7-like isoform X4: protein MTSLPSEDLSRLLATLHQTRGGDDFQDINFLSQVLTSKGMTNLLRVHKKISAIVGKPNSASDTNGGLEYEPEMIVPIVSNVFNISCEVIEILQSFVQRSGSRDSRELILLLQRPAFQSLLLVHDTISQKDYVPKLPEPPFDTVDEDEETIKIVQLVKSNEPLGATIKTDERTGKIVIARVMHGGAADRSGLIHPGDEVVEVNGIDVLGKTPNDVLEILQNAEGTITFKLIPSESQRPSRENRVRVRALFDFTAALDRYIPCKEAGLDFRRGDIIHIVSQDDPYWWQARHEGDKQMRAGLIPSRMLQEKRIAYERAHSANNNADQQENEDFDRQEIVTYEEVARLMPYPAVPRPIVLIGPPGVGRNELKRRLIALDPDKFRTTIPYTSRLPKPGEADGVDYHFLDRQQMERDIDDGLFVEFGEYKGNLYGTANRSIKEIIELGYTCILNPHHQALKTLRTGEFKPHVVYIKPPGFAVLRETRSAAYARSTFDENSSRGFTDDELAEMIRSGQRIELHYGHLFDDVIVNGDLSTAFEQLLVVARKLDTQSQWVPVSWVV from the exons ATGACGTCCCTCCCTAGTGAAG ATTTGTCGAGACTGCTGGCTACACTGCACCAGACTCGAGGCGGCGATGATTTCCAAGACATAAACTTCCTCAGCCAGGTTTTGACTTCCAAAGGAATGACAAACTTGCTTCGGGTGCACAAGAAAATCAGTGCTATAGTGGGCAAGCCCAACTCTGCCTCAGACACCAATGGTGGTCTGGAATACGAGCCAGAGATGATTGTTCCCATCGTCTCAAATGTGTTCAACATCTCTTGTGAAGTGATTGAAATCCTTCAGAGCTTTGTGCAGCGCAGTGGAAGCAGGGATTCCCGGGAGCTCATCTTGCTGCTCCAACGCCCAGCTTTCCAA agTCTCCTGTTGGTCCATGATACCATATCTCAGAAAGATTATGTTCCCAAATTACCTGAACCTCCATTTGACACTGTTGATGAAGACGAAGAGACTATCAAGATTGTTCAGCTGGTCAAAAGCAATGAACCATTG GGAGCGACGATCAAGACGGACGAGCGGACGGGGAAGATTGTCATCGCTCGTGTGATGCATGGCGGTGCTGCCGATCGGTCGGGATTAATCCATCCCGGTGACGAGGTCGTCGAGGTCAACGGCATCGATGTATTGGGCAAAACGCCCAACGATGTCCTCGAGATTCTC CAAAACGCCGAAGGAACCATCACATTCAAATTAATCCCGAGCGAAAGTCAAAGGCCGTCGAGGGAGAACCGCGTACGAGTTCGAGCGCTTTTTGATTTCACGGCTGCCCTCGATCGATACATT CCGTGCAAGGAAGCCGGACTGGATTTCCGAAGAGGAGATATTATTCATATCGTTAGTCAGGACGATCCTTACTG GTGGCAGGCGAGACATGAAGGCGATAAACAGATGCGTGCGGGATTAATTCCCAGCCGAATGTTGCAAGAGAAACGCATCGCTTACGAACGGGCCCACTCGGCTAATAATAACGCCGATCAGCAAG AGAACGAAGATTTCGACCGGCAAGAGATTGTCACTTACGAGGAAGTGGCCCGTCTGATGCCGTACCCGGCCGTTCCCCGGCCCATCGTTCTCATCGGTCCCCCAGGTGTTGGCCGCAACGAACTGAAACGGCGTCTCATCGCCCTCGACCCCGACAAATTCCGCACAACAATTCCAT ATACTTCGCGGTTGCCGAAACCGGGCGAAGCCGACGGAGTCGATTATCATTTCCTCGACCGACAGCAGATGGAGCGCGACATCGACGACGGACTCTTTGTCGAATTCGGCGAGTACAAGGGCAATTTGTACGGGACGGCCAATCGGAGTATCAAGGAAATTATCGAACTGGGCTACACTTGCATCCTCAATCCTCACCATCAG GCGCTGAAAACGTTGAGGACGGGCGAGTTTAAGCCGCACGTCGTCTACATCAAACCGCCGGGCTTTGCCGTTTTGCGTGAAACGCGTTCGGCCGCCTACGCCCGTTCGACGTTCGACGAGAATTCGTCGCGCGGATTCACCGACGACGAGCTGGCCGAAATGATCCGCAGCGGCCAGCGGATCGAACTCCATTACGGCCACCTTTTCGACGACGTCATCGTCAACGGCGACCTGTCGACGGCCTTTGAGCAGCTGCTGGTCGTCGCCCGCAAACTCGACACCCAATCCCAGTGGGTCCCCGTGTCCTGGGTCGTCTGA
- the LOC124207755 gene encoding MAGUK p55 subfamily member 7-like isoform X1, whose protein sequence is MTSLPSEDLSRLLATLHQTRGGDDFQDINFLSQVLTSKGMTNLLRVHKKISAIVGKPNSASDTNGGLEYEPEMIVPIVSNVFNISCEVIEILQSFVQRSGSRDSRELILLLQRPAFQSLLLVHDTISQKDYVPKLPEPPFDTVDEDEETIKIVQLVKSNEPLAQTAEPIVGATIKTDERTGKIVIARVMHGGAADRSGLIHPGDEVVEVNGIDVLGKTPNDVLEILQNAEGTITFKLIPSESQRPSRENRVRVRALFDFTAALDRYIPCKEAGLDFRRGDIIHIVSQDDPYWWQARHEGDKQMRAGLIPSRMLQEKRIAYERAHSANNNADQQEKGCSPARSMGSLKSERSSPTQKVMYALAENEDFDRQEIVTYEEVARLMPYPAVPRPIVLIGPPGVGRNELKRRLIALDPDKFRTTIPYTSRLPKPGEADGVDYHFLDRQQMERDIDDGLFVEFGEYKGNLYGTANRSIKEIIELGYTCILNPHHQALKTLRTGEFKPHVVYIKPPGFAVLRETRSAAYARSTFDENSSRGFTDDELAEMIRSGQRIELHYGHLFDDVIVNGDLSTAFEQLLVVARKLDTQSQWVPVSWVV, encoded by the exons ATGACGTCCCTCCCTAGTGAAG ATTTGTCGAGACTGCTGGCTACACTGCACCAGACTCGAGGCGGCGATGATTTCCAAGACATAAACTTCCTCAGCCAGGTTTTGACTTCCAAAGGAATGACAAACTTGCTTCGGGTGCACAAGAAAATCAGTGCTATAGTGGGCAAGCCCAACTCTGCCTCAGACACCAATGGTGGTCTGGAATACGAGCCAGAGATGATTGTTCCCATCGTCTCAAATGTGTTCAACATCTCTTGTGAAGTGATTGAAATCCTTCAGAGCTTTGTGCAGCGCAGTGGAAGCAGGGATTCCCGGGAGCTCATCTTGCTGCTCCAACGCCCAGCTTTCCAA agTCTCCTGTTGGTCCATGATACCATATCTCAGAAAGATTATGTTCCCAAATTACCTGAACCTCCATTTGACACTGTTGATGAAGACGAAGAGACTATCAAGATTGTTCAGCTGGTCAAAAGCAATGAACCATTG GCTCAAACTGCTGAGCCTATAGTG GGAGCGACGATCAAGACGGACGAGCGGACGGGGAAGATTGTCATCGCTCGTGTGATGCATGGCGGTGCTGCCGATCGGTCGGGATTAATCCATCCCGGTGACGAGGTCGTCGAGGTCAACGGCATCGATGTATTGGGCAAAACGCCCAACGATGTCCTCGAGATTCTC CAAAACGCCGAAGGAACCATCACATTCAAATTAATCCCGAGCGAAAGTCAAAGGCCGTCGAGGGAGAACCGCGTACGAGTTCGAGCGCTTTTTGATTTCACGGCTGCCCTCGATCGATACATT CCGTGCAAGGAAGCCGGACTGGATTTCCGAAGAGGAGATATTATTCATATCGTTAGTCAGGACGATCCTTACTG GTGGCAGGCGAGACATGAAGGCGATAAACAGATGCGTGCGGGATTAATTCCCAGCCGAATGTTGCAAGAGAAACGCATCGCTTACGAACGGGCCCACTCGGCTAATAATAACGCCGATCAGCAAG aaaagggttGCAGTCCGGCCCGCTCGATGGGCTCCTTGAAAAGTGAAAGGAGCAGTCCCACTCAAAAAGTCATGTACGCTCTGGCAGAGAACGAAGATTTCGACCGGCAAGAGATTGTCACTTACGAGGAAGTGGCCCGTCTGATGCCGTACCCGGCCGTTCCCCGGCCCATCGTTCTCATCGGTCCCCCAGGTGTTGGCCGCAACGAACTGAAACGGCGTCTCATCGCCCTCGACCCCGACAAATTCCGCACAACAATTCCAT ATACTTCGCGGTTGCCGAAACCGGGCGAAGCCGACGGAGTCGATTATCATTTCCTCGACCGACAGCAGATGGAGCGCGACATCGACGACGGACTCTTTGTCGAATTCGGCGAGTACAAGGGCAATTTGTACGGGACGGCCAATCGGAGTATCAAGGAAATTATCGAACTGGGCTACACTTGCATCCTCAATCCTCACCATCAG GCGCTGAAAACGTTGAGGACGGGCGAGTTTAAGCCGCACGTCGTCTACATCAAACCGCCGGGCTTTGCCGTTTTGCGTGAAACGCGTTCGGCCGCCTACGCCCGTTCGACGTTCGACGAGAATTCGTCGCGCGGATTCACCGACGACGAGCTGGCCGAAATGATCCGCAGCGGCCAGCGGATCGAACTCCATTACGGCCACCTTTTCGACGACGTCATCGTCAACGGCGACCTGTCGACGGCCTTTGAGCAGCTGCTGGTCGTCGCCCGCAAACTCGACACCCAATCCCAGTGGGTCCCCGTGTCCTGGGTCGTCTGA